The Lolium rigidum isolate FL_2022 chromosome 1, APGP_CSIRO_Lrig_0.1, whole genome shotgun sequence region tgagctgcctaacatgatcaagatcatctatctgtaatactctatgttgtgtttgtcgggatccgatggatagagaataccatgttatgttaattatcaagttagtacatatgtgttgtttatgatcttgcatgctctccgttactagtagaggctctggccaagtttttgctcttaactccaagagggagtatttatgctcgatagtgggttcatgcctgcattgacaccgggacggtgacataaagttctaaggttgtgttgtcttgttgccactagggataaaacattggcgctatgtccgaggatgtagttgttgattacattacgcaccatacttaatgcaattgtcatgttgctttgcaacttaatacttggaaggggttcggacgataactctgaaggtggactttttaggcatagatgcggttggatggcggtctatgtactttgtcgtaatgcccaattaaatctcactatacttatcatgacatgtatgtgcattgttatgccctctctatttgtcaattgtccgactgtaatttgttcacccaacatgcttttatcttatgggagagacacctctagtgagctgtggaccccggtccattctttaatacttgaaatacaaacctgcttgcaatacttgtttttacttgttttctctgcaaacaatcatcttccacacaattcggttaatcctttgttacggcaagccggtgagattgacaacctcacttgtttcgttggggcaaagtactttggttgtgttgtgcgggttccacgttggcgccggaatccctggtgttgcgccgcactacatcccgccgccatcaaccttcaacgtgcttcttggctcctcctggttcgataaaccttggtttctttctgagggaaaacttgctgctgtgcgcatcataccttcctcttggggctgcccaacgaacgtgtgaaatacacgccatcaaggtccaatcccgacttcattggacttgttcttcgcaacaacatcttgatcatcatcaagTGGATAATGTAGTAGTTCAgaggggatgtcctcatcaagctAAGAAGCTGAGGAGTAGACGCTAAGGAGCTTGGCACCGCTATGTCACCTTAACTATGGCGGTAACCTCTTGGCCATGCCCCAATATCCATGGCCGAGGATATAAAAGGAGTTGCTCACGGAGGAAGAACATGCTTCCATGCACATTTCATTCGGTTCCATTCACAATCCAAGAAATCCAATCACAACTCATACACACATCCGCCCACCAGAAGCCACAAGACTCCGGTGAGCTTCATCCACCCACCAGAAGCCACAATACTCCGGCGAGAAGCTCACCGGAGTTGTAGTAGCGGATAGGTAGTTCCTATTTAGGCTCTTAGAGTATACCCACTAGTTTCATTCTACCCGGAATTGTAACCTAGCTGGAACAGACTCGACACGCCGGCTAGACTCCTAGCTATCGTCCACCATACCCTCCAGCTAGACCTGAGCACCTCACACGCTCCTCATAATATAGCAGACACAAGACATCTGGTTGTTACCGGATCATCATCCGGAGGCTGAACGTGTAactatacgggacgaactcaaagagtcttccGCTGCTTGTAACTTGTatgtcacgaaaccctcggctccgcctcctatataagggggagtcgagggagaaagaaatgatcgattcattgtcaacacaaccctagtttttatcaGTCGAGCATCTTTtcggttgaaaccttcgagatctacttgccctctacttttctcgaaaccctagtctacaacttgtaggcattgacaagttaataccttgtcaccaatGTCCATGGTCGAGGATATAAAAGGAGTTGCCCATGGAGGAAGAACATGCCTCCATGCACATTCCATTCGCATTCCATTCACAATCCAAGAAATCCAATTATAACTCATACACTCATCCACCCACCAGAAGCCACAAGACTCCGGTGAGCTTCATCCACCTACTCAATCTTGCATGGCTTGATACTGTTAGCCCATTTAATCATGATCACAAGCCCTTACACCTACAAACTTCTTGCCGGGAATCAAAACCCCGACACACTACGAAATGTACCAACATCTATAGAAACTTTTAAGTTTTCCTATGGTGCCACCAAACAACTTACTGATTCCAATATTTTGTATCTCTATAAAGTTCCACATGTCACGACATTATATATTGCCCTATAAAAAAATTCGTGCAAACCAAAGAGAACTAATTGAGGACTGTTTTATCTTCCACGCTGGCGAGTCATGACAGATGGCCAGCCCCGTGTCACATGCGGGTCTCGCGAGCTAGCCCCCGGTTCCAAGAAGAAATAGGGCAGGGGTCAGGCAACACAGGCAGCGGCGCACAGACAAGAGCTCGAGGCCCGTCGAGGCACCGCGGCTGCCTGCCTGAACTGGTAACGTCTCTCTTCTCCACCCTCCACTTCCTCCCACCTCTCAAGCCAGCGTCCTTCTCCGACGATCTATCCGTCGGATCTTCCCCTCTAACGACGTCGCCGCGGCAGCAACGGTGAAGGAGAGCTTCGGCCGAGACAGGATGGGGCGGCCGCCGAGCACCGGGGGCCCGGCGTTCCGGTTCACGCACGCGGAGGTGGCGGAGATGGAGGAGCGCCTGCGCCATCTCAACAACGCCATCCCGCACCGCGACGTCATCCAGGGCCTCGCCGACAAGTTCACCAACTCCCCCGCCCGCTCCGGCAAGATCCccgtccagccaaagcaggtagcTTTTCCTtccccccgcccccgccccgtCGCGGAAGAAAGATCCGAGTAATTCGAATTTAATTGCCTTCCATCCTGGGGATACGAGAGGAGATGGGCCCGTCTTATTCCGATCTGTGTGGCTTTGCGGCTGGGCGCAGGTCTGGAACTGGTTCCAGAACCGGAGGTACTCGCAGCGCTCCAGGACCACCAGGGgctcgccgctgccgctgccgcaggGCAAGATGCTGCCCACGGGGGCCGAGGAGCACCACCCGGCTTCCTTCATTAGGGCTCAGCCGTCCTCCTCTGGCCACTCCGGATCCCACCCAGGTGCTTCTTGAATACTGAGATAACTTGATTTTAATATCATGTTTATTTCCTTGCCATGTAATTCCGCTGCTGCTTAGGATGGGGATGATGATGGTAATGCTTTTGTGGTGCAAAATTTGTGCAGGAATCCTCAGCCTCTTATGCTTTGGTGTAGGTCCCCCCCTTAACCTCTGGCGATTGTGCCTGTGGTTGCTGCCCTAGGGTTTAGCGTGGAGCAGAAATTGGCACCATGAATTAATTTTGGCGGGTTTTGGGGTACTTCATAGTCTGTAGTTACTTGTGGGCCATATCAAAGCTTGTCGACACCCTTATCGCAGTCGTTGAACCTCATTTTAACAATCACAGTACACGTGATCCGTGCGCCGACGTCTTTTCTTGACAACTGCAGGCCACATATGATGATTGTTCAGTGTCTTGTAGATGGAAGGTTTTAGTTTTGCCACAGTCCAGCCACGAAACTTGATATCCATTTATCTTGTTGCTTTTCCTTCCTCTGGTTATTGATGGAGTTGTTAACAATCAGGTAAAAATCCTTCGGATGCTGGCCAAGTCGAGTTTGAAGCAAAGTCAGCTAGAGATGGTGCATGGTATGCAGTTCTACCTATTTCCCCCCTTTCTCATTTGATCTCACATATCgtgtgtttacgtgtatgccctttcTTCTTTTGTGGAAACATGGGTGGGGGGTGGGCGCTCCACTTTCTGCCAAATTTGTATGCTCCCCCCTTAATAATGCACCCAAATGAGCTAAATAGTGCGTGTTGGCATGTGTCCAGTTGCTTACCAGAAGGCCAGGTTGTCAACTTATCAACCTTGTAGGCTATGCTATGAACCTTGGTTCACAATGGGAGGATTGGGTAGGGTAAATGTCCAAACAAAAGATCCATGTGGTGAAGTCAAATCCTGCCACATGGTGTTGCTCACTAACTAAGCACCATAACACCCTGTTTGCGTCTGTTATGAAATGATATGAAGCTTAGTTCACAGTGGAATAATTGGTAGGGTAATGGCCCAAATATCGGGATACTATACTAGTGCACTCGCCCTCTTCAACTAGCACCTGGGCTTCTCCTTCACATGGAAGAGACCCCTGATGCTTCAAGAATTTTTAAGTGTTTCATTGCTTGATTTCAAAGGTCACACATGGGTCCTTCGTATATAGGATTACTGATCCACAAGTTAGATCTCAATTCAAACTCAAGATCAAACCATGGCTGCAGTTTTCTTGTTCAATTGGGCGCTAACAAATACATCCAATCGTATCCATTAAAGAATACTATTGGTATTTGGTAATTGCATCTGACCAATTAGTGGCTGGATGATGCGACAGACATCCCTGTTCATTCAACATGATTTCGATTTTTAACCATGGAGTGTTCTATGCTGTATACTGATGTAATTGAGCCATCTATTTACCTTTTATTTTCTAAAAAGCCTTGTTGATTTGCATGCAGGTATGATGTTGCTGCCTTCCTGTCACACAGGTTGTTTGAAACAGGGGACCCGGTAATGACTGTAAAACTTTTGTTAAATATGGATAATGTTGCTTCATACATTTCTGGCAGTTTTATTCAAGGCAGTTTGCTATAACTGAAGCTATAGATAGCTGCGTTCCTCATTTATCTGTAGTTGATTTTGTTAACTTCACAAACAACAAAGGAAGGTCatggctttttttttttctttttccaaaaGCCTCACAGCCGTAGCATGAAAATTActttgcatccaaataagttcgcTTCTGGCCAAATTGTACAGTGCATCACCTTTGGGGAACTGTGTGTGGTCAGCGTGCAATGCACTTCAGAGTTCAGACATATGAGCAGGCAAACATGTTTGGGGGCAAGTTGCACGACAGACACTCAAGGGTTGGTGATACAGAGTACCTCTGCATGGCACTTGAACTTGTGGTGCTTTACATGGGAATGCTTGTGGTACCCACTGAATCAGTTGGTGTGGTGTTACCTAAGCACTAATTGATAGGTGTGCCTGGTGTTGTGCAAGTGGCGGCTGGTGTACTGTCAGCTGACTTGAGTAGCGGAAAAAGGAACAAAGAGAAGCATTTCTTGACGTGGCTAGTTAAGTCAGAACTTCCATTGGGAAAGATCGATTATTTGACTTCAAACTAGCAGATTACTGCCCAGACCAATCTTAAGGATTATTTGCACAGCTTTAAATAGTCGATGTGAAAAACTAGACTCCTTTCTTTTTCAAGCATTATGTTATGTATGTCTATGTACAGCGTGTTTACTATCTATGCCTTACACCAACTGTGTTTGCACCAGTTTATTTTCTGTGGTTGTCGTCCTCCACAGCGTGTTTACTACCTATGCCTCACACCAACTGTGTTTGCACCTGTTTATTTTCTGTGTTTCAGGAAGTAAGAGTTCGTTTTTCTGGATTTGGGGCAGAAGAGGATGAATGGATTAATGTTCGTAAATGTGTACgacagcgttcacttccatgtGAAGCTACAGAATGTGTTGCTGTGCTTCCTGGGGACCTCATTCTTTGTTTTCAGGTATTGTCATCTTAAACCATTATTTTCATCTGATTTCACAAGCTAGCATTGTCACAATTTGAGAATTGTTGTCTACGTGAAACTTTAAGTTCTTTGAAATGTCAAGCCAGCTTGTTAGCTATGCAACATGTGTCCTATCCTTGGCAACTTTTCCAGCTATGGTTTTATATTGTACACTTAATAGCTCTGCTTGTTGACTCCCAAGCTATTTCCTTTCTGTCACTTCCTGCCATCTGATAGAGTGATGGGCCTGTCAGATTTCACCTCCCAAAAATGTTGGGTCCTTCGAAGTTTCTGTTCTGACTGCAGTGCGCATGGCCGACAGATTGCAACTGCTTCTTGTGCCAAGTTATTGATTGTGTCCCTTTTTAAGAGACGTGATCAATTTAAATATTTTCAGCTTGTCTTTTTTATGACGCTCGAGGATCTGCAGTACATAGCATAAACTGCCTTATTTCTTCTTTGTCTAGACTTCTAAAAGTTATAATTCTAATTTGTGAGTTCTCAAAATTTTGTGGTTGGCAACATTCGTTGGATGGCTTTACTCTATCATTTAAGAATTAAGATGCAGTTCTGCATTTGTTTTATACTATAATAAAAAAAGTGCTGTAGTTGCAATAATAAACAGGATATTATGTCCAGCATCACTTTCCTGTTGCTTTCTGTATTCATGATAATCATGTTTCAAAACAGAATTTCACTTTGATGCCACAAGGACTAACCGGCAGCATTGCTTTTACATTTATTTCTAAATTAGTGGTAACCATATTTCAAAATGGAATTTCACTTCGATGCCACAAGGACCAACTGGCAGCATTCCTTTTACATATATTAGTGAAGTTGTAAATGGCCCGATCATCAAGAGTGTTGTACACATTGGATTTGGTCATTGGGAACGTTACCTATTCAGACTTCTTTTCTTTCATTTTACAGTATTGTAGAGTAAGATTTATATATTTCTTACTTAAAAGCGCTGCATGTTTTGATTTATATCATATTGTTTTGAGTGCTAAAGTTGAGTTTTATCTAAGATTGGATGTGAATTTATCCAatactttttttgttttgttttcaaagTGGTACctgaatgttttttttttgcaaaatggaAGTCTTCAACCACCAACTGTCAAATAGGGCTGACGAAGAAAGCCGTTTCTTGGTTGTCGGTGCACAAACATCGAGAGCATAACTAGAGTATTGAGATTAAATATGCACGCAGTTCACTGCTAGTTGAAGACATAATTATATTGAAATTAGGGTATTGTTGAGGGTCTGGATAAGGAATGCTGTTATTTGGTTATTTCTGTTTATGCTTTGGTCATTGGATGTAAAGTTGAACAAATGACCAATCTATTGTCATGTGAGTTAGCTGTCCTGTAATGTAGTGCTATTATTTACTCGAGCTGATGTCTCACATGAATAAATATTTCTGCATTGAATTGACCAGGAAGGCAAAGAGCAGGCCCTCTATTTTGATGCTCGTGTTCTTGATGCTCAAAGACGCAGGCATGATGTAAGGGGATGCCGTTGTAGGTTTCTTGTTCGCTATGATCACGATTACTCTGAGGTAATTCTCCTTCTGTCTACAGTACAGTATTCATGCATTCACTCGGATTGCAGTGTTAAACCTTGTTTGGATGTCAGAATTTGGATGGAATCCTGGAATTCTGGTTATAATTCCACAGCTGTTTGCCTGCACAAAGAACTGTTCATTGGAATTCACTCTGATTCCATGAACTGGGGACAACTACAACCCGGGCTGCCCAAACCAGACCGCTGCCCATCTGACCTGTATGGAATTTACTGCAGTTCTTCCTAACATGTGTCCACATGAATAGATTGAAAGCTCACCATGGCCCTTTGCTAACCCAGTGAGAGCCCTTCCAGCTATGATCTCCTGACCGCAACCAGCACCAGTGTCAGCAATATCTGACTACAGCAGCCACCCCGGGCAGATTACCTCTCCCAGGACCTCACCATCAACCACTGCCTGCCCCCTCTATTCTCCAGGCCCACTACTCGGAATGGTAGCACTGGTGATGCCACGGATGAGCTTGGGCTCTAGATCATCCATATTCTATTTCCTTTGTTGGCTACAGTGGCTGCATCCATCTTTGATTCTGGCCGCTGCCACCTCTACTCCATCTTTCATTATCAAACCGGTCTGCTGCCATAACTACCATGTCCATGGAGGCTGCTTTCTCTAGTCTGACTAGTTCTGACTCCCCTTCATCAATATGATTTGTGTTGCAGCATAGCAGCTCCACGAAGAGCGGTATGAGCAGTTCCGATACGAAGAGCGGTATGAGCAGCTCTCGTGCTTACAAGGGGTTTGGCGAGAATGGTGGGCCAGCGGGGAGAGCATCAAGCCCGTGAAGAGCGGCAGTCTGGCTAGGGTGAGGAAGACTTCGCTGAGCACCGGCGGTCCACGGCATTGCAGTTGGCGGAGGAGGGCCAGTGGATAGACTCGTGGGAGGAGGCTGGTGGTGGGGCTTGGAATTTGCTTCGATTTG contains the following coding sequences:
- the LOC124685306 gene encoding protein SAWADEE HOMEODOMAIN HOMOLOG 2-like isoform X1; this encodes MGRPPSTGGPAFRFTHAEVAEMEERLRHLNNAIPHRDVIQGLADKFTNSPARSGKIPVQPKQVWNWFQNRRYSQRSRTTRGSPLPLPQGKMLPTGAEEHHPASFIRAQPSSSGHSGSHPGKNPSDAGQVEFEAKSARDGAWYDVAAFLSHRLFETGDPEVRVRFSGFGAEEDEWINVRKCVRQRSLPCEATECVAVLPGDLILCFQEGKEQALYFDARVLDAQRRRHDVRGCRCRFLVRYDHDYSEEIVPLRKVCRRPETDYRFQILHAARAAASAEVQNAIVLDKSPVEQKPPKPHKMMDVNTAEVTMVPIPDQGEPTDKPAATVPAAPTSTHSDSVSDVQMGDAEAAPKVEAANEAQDDKMNMGA
- the LOC124685306 gene encoding protein SAWADEE HOMEODOMAIN HOMOLOG 2-like isoform X2, which gives rise to MGRPPSTGGPAFRFTHAEVAEMEERLRHLNNAIPHRDVIQGLADKFTNSPARSGKIPVQPKQVWNWFQNRRYSQRSRTTRGSPLPLPQGKMLPTGAEEHHPASFIRAQPSSSGHSGSHPGKNPSDAGQVEFEAKSARDGAWYDVAAFLSHRLFETGDPEVRVRFSGFGAEEDEWINVRKCVRQRSLPCEATECVAVLPGDLILCFQEGKEQALYFDARVLDAQRRRHDVRGCRCRFLVRYDHDYSEIVPLRKVCRRPETDYRFQILHAARAAASAEVQNAIVLDKSPVEQKPPKPHKMMDVNTAEVTMVPIPDQGEPTDKPAATVPAAPTSTHSDSVSDVQMGDAEAAPKVEAANEAQDDKMNMGA